A single Brassica rapa cultivar Chiifu-401-42 chromosome A04, CAAS_Brap_v3.01, whole genome shotgun sequence DNA region contains:
- the LOC103862934 gene encoding L-type lectin-domain containing receptor kinase V.5, producing MFLLFEAVLVLFFHNSHGYFIPTGSVGIGYNGYFTLTNITKHTHGQAFDSNPVTFTNSSTNITTSFSINFFFAIVPEHDQQGSHGMAFVISPTRGLPGASSDQYLGIFNETTNGKASNNVIAIELDIHKDEEFGDIDDNHVGVNINCMRSVVSASAGYYDDKDGKFRNLSLISRNVMRLSIVYSQPDKQLNVTLFPANISVPPRKPLLSLSKDLSPYLLEEEMYLGFTASTGSVGAIHYMTGWFITGEIEFPRLEFGMLPILPPYPKKSSQRTKTILAVCLTVSVIAAFIALWFGFVFYLRHKKVKEVLEEWEIQYGPHRFAYKELFDATKGFKEKQLLGRGGFGQVYKGTLPGSDAEIAVKRTSHDSRQGMSEFLAEISTIGRLRHPNLVRLLGYCRHKEDLYLVYDFMPNGSLDKYLYYRNNENQERLTWEQRFKIIKNVASALLYLHQEWVQVIIHRDIKPANVLIDHEMNARLGDFGLAKLYDQGFDPETSKVAGTLGYIAPEFLRTGRATTSTDVYAFGLVMLEVVCGRRLIERRAGEEQEVLVDWILELWEKGDDILVAVEENIRQEQNRGQLELVLKLGVLCSHQAASIRPAMGAVMRILNGVSELPDNLLDVVRDENLRGWPEKPMELLFDVNSLGTSTYTHSLVSHGR from the coding sequence ATGTTTCTTCTCTTTGAAGCAGTTCTTGTTCTGTTCTTCCACAACTCCCATGGCTACTTCATCCCAACAGGATCTGTAGGAATCGGCTACAACGGCTACTTCACTTTAACCAACataacaaaacacacacacggTCAAGCTTTCGACAGCAACCCAGTTACATTCACAAACTCATCCACAAACATCACAACATCTTTCTCAATCAACTTCTTCTTCGCGATCGTCCCTGAGCATGACCAGCAAGGCTCACACGGTATGGCTTTCGTCATCTCTCCCACAAGAGGCCTACCCGGAGCTTCCTCCGATCAGTACCTAGGGATATTCAACGAGACAACCAACGGAAAAGCTTCTAACAACGTGATAGCTATCGAGTTAGATATACATAAAGATGAGGAGTTTGGTGATATCGATGACAATCATGTTGGGGTTAATATTAATTGTATGAGATCTGTTGTCTCTGCTTCTGCTGGTTACTATGATGATAAAGATGGAAAGTTTAGGAATCTTTCTTTGATTAGTAGAAATGTAATGAGGCTTTCTATAGTTTATAGTCAGCCTGATAAGCAGCTTAACGTTACTCTCTTCCCTGCTAACATCTCTGTTCCACCAAGAAAACCGCTTTTGTCGTTGAGCAAAGACCTCTCTCCTTATCTGCTAGAAGAGGAAATGTATCTTGGATTCACTGCGTCGACTGGATCAGTTGGTGCAATTCATTACATGACGGGTTGGTTTATCACTGGAGAAATCGAGTTTCCGAGGCTGGAGTTTGGTATGCTACCAATCCTTCCTCCGTATCCGAAGAAATCATCTCAAAGAACAAAGACCATTTTAGCGGTCTGCTTAACTGTATCCGTAATCGCTGCGTTTATAGCCTTGTGGTTCGGTTTCGTCTTTTACTTAAGGCACAAGAAAGTCAAAGAGGTTCTTGAGGAGTGGGAGATTCAGTATGGACCTCATAGGTTTGCTTATAAGGAGCTTTTCGACGCCACAAAGGGTTTCAAGGAGAAACAACTTCTCGGAAGAGGAGGTTTTGGTCAAGTTTATAAAGGCACTCTTCCGGGTTCCGATGCAGAGATCGCTGTGAAACGGACTTCTCATGATTCAAGACAAGGGATGAGCGAGTTTCTAGCCGAGATATCGACCATTGGTCGTCTTAGACATCCGAATTTAGTCAGGCTTTTGGGGTATTGTAGACATAAAGAAGATCTCTACTTGGTTTATGACTTTATGCCTAATGGTAGCCTTGACAAGTATCTATATTACCGTAACAATGAGAATCAAGAACGGCTTACTTGGGAGCAACGTTTCAAGATTATTAAAAACGTTGCGTCTGCTTTACTATATCTGCATCAAGAATGGGTGCAAGTCATCATTCATAGAGATATCAAACCGGCTAATGTTTTAATTGACCATGAAATGAATGCAAGGCTAGGGGATTTCGGTTTGGCAAAGTTGTATGATCAGGGTTTTGATCCAGAGACATCTAAAGTAGCTGGAACGTTAGGTTATATCGCACCGGAGTTTCTAAGAACTGGTAGAGCAACTACGAGCACCGATGTTTATGCATTTGGGTTGGTTATGCTTGAAGTAGTATGTGGTAGAAGGTTGATTGAGAGACGTGCAGGGGAAGAACAAGAAGTTCTTGTGGATTGGATTCTTGAGCTTTGGGAGAAAGGAGATGACATTCTTGTTGCGGTTGAAGAGAACATACGTCAAGAACAAAACAGAGGACAGCTTGAGCTTGTTTTGAAGCTTGGTGTGTTATGTTCGCATCAAGCTGCATCGATTAGACCAGCTATGGGTGCGGTTATGAGGATCTTGAATGGGGTTTCGGAGCTTCCGGATAATCTTCTTGATGTGGTGAGGGATGAGAACTTGAGAGGATGGCCTGAGAAGCCAA